A region of the Pseudomonadota bacterium genome:
CATTGCTTCTTTTTGCACCCGGTCTTGCCGGTCTTGCAGCAATAAGGAGAAGGTTCACAAAGTAATCATATACGATCAATTATCGAGGCAGGGCCAAATGGCCCTGCCTTTCCTTTTCTCATATTTCAACATTACAACCAGCAGAGAAGAGAGAAGTCAGCTGTTGACAACGGACAATTTGGCATACCTATCCGAAATATAGGTGTAGGCGCTCTTTCATGTGCTTAGGTGCTCTTCACCATATTCATGTTAATGGCTGACCACTCTCTTTCCTCCATCATGCCGTTGACCAACCAAAAGAAAATAGATAAACTCTTAAAAGAGGAGGATAAAATGCAAGCCGATCAGAACGATATGATAAAGGACGCATTGGCTTCGGATGCGAAGTACGCAGCTATTGCCGACGTATCAAGCATCGTGTTTCACGAGAGTTTCAGAAAGGCTTGCGAACAAAACCATTGCGGGAAATATAATACAAACTGGATGGGACCTCCGGCAATCGGCCCCATCAACGAACTGATCAAAAAAGTTCGGAAATTCGAAAAGGGCCTGCTGTTCCAGACAGTGTACCAGGGCTCAGGCTCTTTTGATTATAAAGGGATGATGGAAGGCATGAAGCTTCATGAACAGGTCTTCAGAAAACTTTTAGAAAGAATCAAAACAAATTATCATCTTAAGGACATTCTTCCGTTGAATGCCGGTTGCTGCAGTATTTGCAAGCGATGTGCTTATCTGGACAATGAGCCGTGCAGGCATCCTGATATGGCCGTTTCTTCGTTGGAGGCATACGGCATTGATGTGACGGCACTTGAAAAAGCATGTGGAATCCCTTATTACAACGGAAAAAATACCTATTCTTTTGTGGGATTGATTTTGTTTAATGCCTGAATGTTATAATGTATTGTGTTGTATTTTGTTTAATGCTTAACAGTTCCGTTATACTCCCGTCGTCGGAGGATCGCAAGGCGAAGCAGACCGCCGCAGATCAGAATCCCCGAACATGCCGCTGACCGACCAGGGAAAAAACCTGGAGAAAACAAAGTAAACTGCAAGGAGGTATCATGAAAGGATATACGCACATCGAGCAGGAACCTTTCCCGGTTCACACACTGAAGAGGGTTGACCGGCCCACGACCATGATTATAGATGAGAAAGTTAAGAGAACCGACGAGAGAG
Encoded here:
- a CDS encoding DUF2284 domain-containing protein, producing MQADQNDMIKDALASDAKYAAIADVSSIVFHESFRKACEQNHCGKYNTNWMGPPAIGPINELIKKVRKFEKGLLFQTVYQGSGSFDYKGMMEGMKLHEQVFRKLLERIKTNYHLKDILPLNAGCCSICKRCAYLDNEPCRHPDMAVSSLEAYGIDVTALEKACGIPYYNGKNTYSFVGLILFNA